The sequence ATTTCTATGGTTGATGTTCCTGTAATTGATAATACGCCAAAATCATAAATTATGGAGCAAGCTATTATTATAGAAAAAGGTGTAATCATCTTAATTGTTTTTGCAATTACGATGCTGTTCGCCATGTATTGTACTTTGGCAGAACGTAAGATTGCAGCTTGGATTCAAGACAGACGCGGACCAAACCGTGCCGGACCAGGTGGTTTATTTCAACCACTTGCCGATGGTTTAAAATTATTCTCGAAAGAAGAATTTATGCCAAACACACCAAATACGTTTTTATTCGTATTAGGACCAACAATTTCAATGACCATGGCCTTAATGACAAGTGCCGTAATTCCTTGGGGAAGTTCACTTGAAATTGGCGGAAGAACTGTAATTCTACAAGCTACCGATATTAACGTTGCTTTACTTTATGTATTTGCAGTTTTATCTGTGAGTGTTTACGGAATTATGATTGGAGGTTGGGCATCAAACAACAAATATTCGTTAATGAGTGCGATGCGTGTGGCTTCTCAAATGATTTCGTATGAAATTGCAATGGGACTTTCAATCATCGCAGTTATCATGATGACAAGTTCAATGAGTTTAAGTGATATTGCCGCAAGTCAGCATGAAATGAAATGGAATATTTTCTATCAACCTTTAGCATTCTTCATTTTCTTGGTTTGTTCGTTTGCAGAAACCAATCGTACACCATTCGATTTAGCAGAATGTGAACAAGAATTAATTGGAGGTTATCATACTGAATATTCATCTATGCGAATGGGATTCTTCTTGTTTGCTGAATATGCAGCGATGTTCATCTCTTCTACCCTACTTGCTGTACTTTTCTTAGGAGCTTATAATTATCCGGGAATGACTTGGGCAGCAGAAAATTGGGGAACTAACGTTGCAAACGGAATTGGAATTGCAGTTTTATTCATTAAAATCTGTTTCTTCTTATTCTTATATATGTGGGTTCGTTGGACCATACCACGTTTCCGTTACGACCAATTAATGAATTTAGGTTGGAAAACTTTAATTCCTCTAGCGATAATCAACATCATTATTACAGCTGTTGTTATTTTATTAAACCAATAAACTACTGAAAATGTCAATAGAAACGGTATCATTATCAGGAAGAAAAAAACAAGTAGCCAACAAAAAAATGACTTTAGGCGAGCGCATTTACATCATTGCTATTGCTAAAGGAATGTGGACTACTTTAAAACATATGTTCAAGAAAAAAGTAACGATTAGTTACCCTGAACAAACACGTCCGTTTAGCGACGTTTACCGCGGTAGACACATGCTTATGCGCGACGACGAAGGAAGAGAACGTTGTACAGCTTGCGGACTTTGTGCTTTATCATGTCCGGCAGAAGCCATTACCATGAAAGCTGCAGAACGAAAAACTGACGAGAAACATCTGTACAGAGAAGAGAAATATGCAGAAATCTACGAGATTAATATGTTGCGTTGTATTTTCTGTGGATTGTGTGAAGAAGCTTGTCCAAAACAAGCCATTTACTTAACTAAATCTAAGCAAATTGTTTTCTCTGATACTTCTCGCGAAAGCTTCATCTTCGGAAAAGAAGAATTAGTAATGCCATTAGAAATG comes from Flavobacterium sp. I3-2 and encodes:
- the nuoH gene encoding NADH-quinone oxidoreductase subunit NuoH is translated as MEQAIIIEKGVIILIVFAITMLFAMYCTLAERKIAAWIQDRRGPNRAGPGGLFQPLADGLKLFSKEEFMPNTPNTFLFVLGPTISMTMALMTSAVIPWGSSLEIGGRTVILQATDINVALLYVFAVLSVSVYGIMIGGWASNNKYSLMSAMRVASQMISYEIAMGLSIIAVIMMTSSMSLSDIAASQHEMKWNIFYQPLAFFIFLVCSFAETNRTPFDLAECEQELIGGYHTEYSSMRMGFFLFAEYAAMFISSTLLAVLFLGAYNYPGMTWAAENWGTNVANGIGIAVLFIKICFFLFLYMWVRWTIPRFRYDQLMNLGWKTLIPLAIINIIITAVVILLNQ
- a CDS encoding NuoI/complex I 23 kDa subunit family protein, giving the protein MSIETVSLSGRKKQVANKKMTLGERIYIIAIAKGMWTTLKHMFKKKVTISYPEQTRPFSDVYRGRHMLMRDDEGRERCTACGLCALSCPAEAITMKAAERKTDEKHLYREEKYAEIYEINMLRCIFCGLCEEACPKQAIYLTKSKQIVFSDTSRESFIFGKEELVMPLEMAIQNTKKMQA